One Danio rerio strain Tuebingen ecotype United States chromosome 9, GRCz12tu, whole genome shotgun sequence genomic region harbors:
- the zgc:172053 gene encoding uncharacterized protein isoform X1 — MAMLRNLLLLSVMFSLGNAGIGTCQCPYGWSKFGVKCYRFISQSVTWATAEKNCQSLGANLASVHSKAENDFLLSLIPSSSTRCWIGGHDGENEGRWLWTDGSVIDYNNWCATEPNNQNVENCMEMQWTVNRCWNDQACSTSMGYMCAANL; from the exons ATGGCAATGCTGAGAAATCTTCTGCTTCTTTCCGTCATGTTCTCCCTGGGGAATGCAGGAA TTGGAACATGTCAATGTCCCTATGGATGGTCAAAATTTGGAGTCAAATGCTACAGGTTCATCTCTCAGTCAGTTACCTGGGCCACAGCAGAG AAAAACTGTCAAAGTCTTGGAGCCAATCTTGCTTCTGTGCATAGTAAAGCGGAAAATGATTTTCTACTGAGTCTGATACCTAGTTCCTCCACACGCTGCTGGATTGGTGGCCACGATGGTGAAAAT GAAGGAAGGTGGCTGTGGACTGATGGATCTGTGATTGATTACAACAACTGGTGCGCTACAGAGCCTAACAACCAGAATGTTGAGAACTGCATGGAGATGCAGTGGACCG TAAACCGCTGCTGGAACGATCAGGCCTGTTCAACCTCAATGGGCTATATGTGTGCTGCAAACCTGTGA
- the casq2 gene encoding calsequestrin-2 precursor translates to MHTIWILLLASMAFFTLASAKKGLEFPRYDGEDRVLDIDDKNYRKALKKYDMLCLFYHAPPPAAKELQKQLHLTELVLELAAQVLEEKDIGFGMVDSQKDAKVAKKLGLHEEGSVYIFKDDRVIEFDGLPSADTLVEFLLDLLEDPVEIIDNALELRAFDRMEEDIKLIGFFKSQESEHYLAFQEAAEQFQPFIKFFATFEKSVAKELTLKMNEVDFYEPFMEEPVTIPDKPHSEEELVAFISEHRRPTLRKLKAEDMFETWEDDLNGIHIVAFAEEEDPDGFEFLEILKEVARDNTHNPDLSIVWIDPDNFPLLIPYWEMTFKVDLFRPQIGVVNVTDADSVWLEIPNDDELPSAEELENWIEDVLSGTVNTEDDDDDDDDDDDDDDDDDDNDDDDDDDDDDDDDDDE, encoded by the exons ATGCACACCATTTGGATCTTGCTGCTTGCTTCTATGGCCTTCTTCACCCTGGCCAGTGCTAAGAAAGGCCTTGAATTCCCCCGTTATGATGGCGAAGACCGTGTCCTGGACATAGATGATAAGAACTACCGCAAAGCTCTGAAGAAATACGACATGCTGTGTCTGTTCTACCATGCTCCACCACCGGCTGCCAAAGAGCTTCAGAAACAGTTGCATTTGACCGAACTAGTGCTGGAG CTAGCTGCTCAAGTCTTGGAGGAAAAGGATATTGGCTTTGGAATGGTTGACTCCCAGAAAGATGCAAAGGTTGCCAAGAAACTAG GTTTACATGAGGAGGGCAGCGTCTATATCTTTAAGGATGACCGTGTGATTGAATTTGATGGACTTCCATCTGCTGACACTCTTGTGGAATTCCTTTTGGAT CTGTTGGAAGATCCAGTTGAGATCATTGACAATGCTCTGGAGTTACGAGCTTTTGACCGTATGGAAGAAGACATCAAACTCATTGGCTTTTTCAAGAGTCAAGAGTCTGAAC ATTATCTTGCTTTCCAAGAGGCAGCTGAACAGTTTCAGCCTTTTATCAAATTTTTTGCCACCTTTGAGAAATCT GTTGCTAAAGAGCTGACTCTGAAGATGAATGAGGTGGACTTCTATGAGCCCTTCATGGAGGAACCAGTAACCATTCCAGACAAACCCCACTCAGAGGAAGAGCTGGTGGCCTTCATATCTGAACACAGGAG ACCAACTCTAAGAAAGCTTAAGGCAGAGGACATGTTTGAGACCTGG GAGGATGATTTAAACGGCATTCACATTGTAGCGTTTGCTGAAGAGGAGGACCCTG ATGGCTTTGAATTCTTGGAGATTTTGAAGGAAGTCGCCAGAGACAACACACACAATCCAGACCTGAGCATTGTGTGGATCGACCCAGACAACTTCCCATTg CTCATTCCTTACTGGGAGATGACCTTCAAGGTTGATCTCTTTAGACCACAGATTGGTGTGGTTAATGTTACAGAT GCGGACAGTGTGTGGTTAGAGATACCCAATGATGACGAGCTGCCGTCAGCCGAAGAACTGGAAAACTGGATAGAAGATGTCCTTTCTGGAACTGTAAAcacagaagatgatgatgatgatgatgatgacgatgatgatgatgatgatgacgatgatgacaatgatgatgatgatgacgatgatgatgatgacgatgatgatgatgatgaataa
- the si:ch211-125e6.8 gene encoding uncharacterized protein isoform X1, with protein sequence MVEKDQAEINAFRKVFNESDILLCWYHVMQAVTCWLSISESGVSGPEKADSRAHIIQFMSEMKCCSKAQEFKEKAEMFHCQFRNFKYVCKYFRNNLETIGHLWSNFGRCYKKRL encoded by the exons ATGGTTGAAAAAGACCAGGCTGAAATCAATGCCTTCCGTAAGGTGTTTAACGAGTCAGACATTCTCCTTTGTTGGTACCATGTAATGCAA GCAGTAACTTGTTGGCTGTCAATATCTGAATCTGGTGTGAGTGGACCTGAAAAGGCAGATTCAAGAGCGCACATCATACAGTTTATGTCAGAGATGAAATGCTGTTCAAAG GCACAAGAATTTAAGGAAAAGGCTGAGATGTTTCACTGCCAGTTTAGGAACTTCAAATATGTCTGCAAGTACTTCAGGAACAACTTGGAGACAATTGGTCATCTGTGGTCTAACTTTGGAAGATGCTATAAAAAGAGACTCTGA